The region CATGACGAGGGTTGCCCAGATTTTCATGGCCGCCTCATGACAGGCACAGGGGCGTGTCCACGGACAGATCGATCAGCGCGTCGCCGAGGTCCAGTTTTTCCAGCTCCTTCCTGAAGCTGTCCGTGTTTGGCTCCAGGGCCGGAAAGGTGCCCCAGTGCATGGGGATGACCTTGTGGGCGCGCAACATCATGGTGGCCAGGGCCGCCTGGGGAGGGTCCATGGTGAAGACGCCACCGATGGGCAACAGGGCCAGGTCGATGTTGTACAGCTTGCCCCACATGGCCATGGTGGAAAAAACGGCCGTGTCGCCGGCGTGGTAGATGGTGTAGCCATTTTCGAGACGCAGGATAAAGCCCACGGGCACGCCGGCTTCGCAGGAGTGGAAGGCCTGGGTCATGGTCACGGCCATGCCATGGTGATGCACAGTGCCACCGATATTGAAGCCGATCCCGTTGAGGATTTGGGATTCGGGCAGGCCCTGGGCCTTGAGTTTGGCCGCGAGCTCCACGATGCAGCCCAGGCTGGCTCCGGTGCGCGCGCAGATGTCCAGGGCCTGGCCGATGTGGTCGCCATGGTCGTGGGTGACCAGGACCAGATCGGCCGGTACATCCTTGGCCTTGGTTTGGGCCGAGGGATTGCCGTCAAACCAGGGATCGACAAGAATATTGTGATTTGGGGTGGCGATGGCGAAGGCCGAATGCCCGTGCCAGGTGATGGTGTTCATGAAGAGCTCCGGTGCTTGAGGGTGGTTTCGAGACTGGTCCGCAGGGTCATGATCAGCTCGGTCAGCTCGACCGCGCGGGTTATCACGTCCTGGAGGGCGGTGCCCTGGGCGCAGGCGTTTTCGAGATTTTTGGCCGTCTCGGCCTCCAGGGTCAAGCCCATGTTGGCCAGCATGCCCTTGATGGAGTGGGCCAGGTGGCGCAGGCCTTCGATGTCCTCGGCGGCCATGGCCTGTTCCATCTCGGGTTGGTGGTTTTTCAGGCTGGTTTCGAGGCTTCGGATCAGCTCGATGGCCTGGTCTTGACCCAGGCCGTATTGGGATTGCAACGCGGCCAGGGCCCGGTCAAAGGGCGGGCTCGTCGGGGCCGGGGCCGGCGCCGGGACGCTTTCTGGCTTGGGGGCTGGACGGGACGGCGCCGCGCCGCTGATTTCGTCCAGCACGGCGTGGACCTCCTCCAGGCGCAGGGGCTTGGTGATGTAGGCGTCCATGCCGATGTCCAGGCATCGCTGCCGGTCGCGGAGCATGGCATGGGCGGTCATGGCCACGATGGGGGTGTGGGTGCCCGCGATTTTGCGCCGCAACTCCTCGATCAGAAAGCTGTCGTTCATGTCGGCCGGAGCGGGCAGGCCCTGTTCGCAGGCGCGGATGATTTGCGTGGCCGTGAAGCCGTCCATGACCGGCATCTGCAGGTCCATGAAGATCAGGTCGTAGGAATGCCGGCCCAGCATGGTCAGGGCGTCCAGGCCGTCGCGGGAGTCATGCACGGCGTGGCCCATGTTCCGGAGCAGCAGCTCGGCCAGCTCGCGGTTGGTGGCGACGTCCTCGACGAGCAGGATTTCGAGCCGTTTTTCGTTGGGCCGGGTGGGCTGGATTTCGGTGGCCGCCTCTTGCTCGAGATGGACGCGCAGACCAAAGATTTGGGCCAGGAGTCTGAGCAGATCGTCATGGAGAACAGGTTTGGCGAGCACGCCCCGGATGTTTGGATGCAGGGTGTCGAAGGCCGTGGCGTCGCCGAGCTGTGTGACGATGATGGTCGGGATTTCCCGCAGGGGGCGGCCCGGTTCGAGCAGCTCCAGGCATTCCGTGGCCGACATGTCCGGATCGAGAATGGCCAGATCCGCCTGGAGATCGGGCGGGAAGTCCAGACAGGAGCCAGTTAGGGTGTCGAGACCCCAGAAATCGAGCAATTCCACGACATGCGCCCGCACCTGGGGGTTGTTGATCACGACCAGAACCGTGGCCGCGTGGTCGAAAAGCTGGGAGAACTCCGTGTCGCGGCCTTCGATTTTGCCCAGTCGGGTCGTGGCGTGAAAGGCGCTGCCCTGGCCCGGCGAGCTTTCCACCCAGATATCGCCGCGCATGAGGTGGATCAGCTTTTTGGTGATGGACAGACCCAGCCCCGTGCCGCCGTAGACGCGGGTGGAGGAGCTGTCGACCTGGGTGAAGTCGTCGAAAATGATCTGCTGTTTTTCTCGCGGGATACCGATGCCCGTGTCCTGAATCTCGAAATGCAGGACGATCTCGGTCTCGGTTTCCTCGTCGACGTGGCACCGGCAGCAAACATGGCCCGAGGGCGTGAATTTGAGCGCGTTGCCCATCAGGTTGATGAGTACCTGACGCAGCCGTCCGGGATCGCCGAGCATTTGGCGGGGCAGATCCGGCGGGACGCGGCAGATCAGATCCAGGTTTTTTTCCGCGGCGGCCAGGGCCAGGGTCAGGACTGTTTTTTCGACCACGTCCCGAGGGCTGAAGGCGCGGGTTTCGAGTTCAAACTGGCCGGCTTCGATCTTGGACAGGTCCAGGACGCCGTTGATCAGGTCCAAGAGTTCCTCGGCGGAATTCTTGACAATGGTCAGGGCCCGGCGTTGGTCGCGGGTGATGGCCTGGCCAAGGACGATGTCGGTCATGCCCATGATGGCGTTCATGGGCGTGCGGATTTCATGGCTGACATTGGCCAGGAAGTCGCTTTTCATCCGGCTGGCCGATTCGGCCTGTTGCTTGGCCGCGTTCAGTTCCTCGATCATCATGGCCAGTCGGGCACCGTTTTCCTCTTGCAGTTCCTTGGCCTCGCGCAGTTCCTCCGTGTAGCGTCGCAGGGCCTCGCGTTGCGCCCGTTGGTCGTGAATGTCTTCCAGAATCCAGACAAAACCCTGGGACGGATCGCCGGTGGCGATGATGCCGCCATGGATTTTGAACCAGCGGATTTCGCCGCTTTTGGTTTTCATGCGCGTTTCCTGATTCAAGAGACGCTGTCCCCGGAGCAGGTCGGGATAGTTGTCGGCGTGGAAGCGCTCCGAGGCTTCCGGGCTTTCGTGGAGGATCTGGACATGCCGGCCGATCATTTCCTCGCGGGAATAGCCGAACATCTCGGCCAGTCGGCCATTGACCTTGAGCAGATGGCGGGACGCGGACAGGTGCATGATGCCCACGGCGCTGGTTTCGAAAATGGCCCGCATTTCCTTGGCCGTGCGTTCGGAGGTTTCCTGGGCCTGGATGCGCACGATGGCGCCGCCGGTTTGGGCCGCGATGGTGTTCAGGATGGAGCGCATGGGCAGGGGGATGTCGTCCACCGTGCGCGAGGCGACATTGAGAATGGCCACGACGCGGTCCTGGAAAACGATCGGTATCATGCCCACGGCCTTGATTTCGGAGGTCAGGGCGGATGATTTTCCGGTGAGGTCGGCGTGCAGGCCATAGGTTGGCAGACCTCTCTGGGCGGTCACGGCCAGGATGGATTCCCCCGAAAATTGGCTGATGGCGCGCCGCATGGAGCTGTTGAGGCCCTTGTCGGCGACCAGGGTGAAGCCCGAACCCGAGGCATCGAGAACATAGGCCGCGCCGTAATCAAAGGGTTCTAGCCCGCACAGGACATCGAGCAGCATGCGGAAGGCCGTGGCCGTGTTGTTGGCCGTGCTCAAGATGCGGCTGATTTCGTTGACAACCTCCAGGATGCGGCTGGTGGCGATGCGCCGGGCGACTTCCTCGCCCAGGCGCAGATTGACCTGTTTCAGGTCGGCGGTCCGGGCCTGGACCCGTTCTTCCAGTTCCCGACTCAACTCAAGAAGCTGGGCCTGGCTTTTTTTGAGAGGCGTGATGTCCTGCAGGGACAGGATCTGCCGTTGCCGGTCGGGCAGGGTCGTGATCGAGGCCAGGACATGACGCTCGCCACCGGCCCCCAGGAAGACGGTTTCGAAAGCGGTCGAACAGGAGGGGCACGACGGATCGGACAGGGTGAAGACCTTGGCCTCGGCCTGGATGCCCGGAAAAAATGGCTCGGCGAATTGCTTGTTTTCCAGCTCGAGTTTTGTCTGGCCGGCCAGGCGCTCGAACTCGTCGTTGACCAGGCGGATGACGCCATGGGTGTCGAGAATGGCGTTGGCCGTGCCGTTGCTGCGGAAGAAGATCTCGTAGGACGCCTCGGATTGTCGGATGGCCTGGAGCAGGGAGTTGATGGAGCGTTGCAGGATGTTCAGTTCGTCATTGCCGTCGAGGGCGATGTCGCTGATATCCCGGGTCGACCTCAGCCCTCCGACCTGGACGCTCAGGCTGGTGATGCGGGACAGGACTTTTTTTTCCAGAATCAGCAAGCCCAACACGCAGCACAGAACGGCCGTGATCAGTTGGGCAAACAGATTGTAGCGGGCCGCGATCAGGGCTTCGTGGTTGATTTCCCGTTCCATCCGGACTTTCAAGTAGCCGGCTGTGCTTCCCCCGATGTCTTGGAGGGCCAGAAATCCGGCGATGTCGGTGTCGGTGGTCATGATCCGGATTCGTTCATCCTTGGTGTCGGGGGGCGTGTACGGGATGGCCTTTTCCTCGACCCAGGGCGCCAGGGACAAATCCAGCCGGGTTTCCTCGGCCAGGGCGTTCATTTCCCGGTCGTCCAGCCATCGGGCCATGATCAGGGTGCCGGCTTTGGGCCCGTCGATGCCGACCCCATGGATGGCATGGGCCGCGCCAAGCGCCACGCGTCCATTCATGGACAGGATGCCCGAGGTCCGGGTGCCATCCCCGGAACGGAGGGCGGGGGTGATTTTTTGGATGAGCTGGCCGATGAGCGGGTTGTCGGTGACGATGCCGCGTCCTGGTTCCTCGATCATTCCGGCCCAGGCGACCCGGCCGGCCTGGTCCAGGATGGCGATGTAATGCAGGTCCAGGATGGCGAAGGTTTGGGGCCGGATGTTGGCCTGGACATACCGGGGCGTCGCGCCGTGCGCGAAGGCGTGGGCGGCACCGTTGTCGGCCCAGTCGGCCGCGATTTGGTCCACGTGTCGCTGCCTGGCCAGCAGCGCCGCCTTGGCCCGGACCAGATTGGCGTGCACGTGTTTTTGTTCCAAGCCCGTGAAACGGGTCGCGAGAATGGCCCGAGAGGACAGGAACATGACCCCGCTCCCAAGGGTGAAAATGGCCAACAAGGCAATGATGATGGTTTTGCGAATGGTCATGGGCGCCTTGGCGGGTTTGGATGGACGCCGGAAACGGGGGGCGGGATGGTTTGGCCCTGGTTCGGAGGGTGTGGCGTGAGCGTGACGGGCATGCCCGGACTATATCGGAATTCGGCTCCAAGTCCAACACGGGACATCGCCGGGCTCGGGGCGCGTCGTGTCCGGAGGCCGTGAAACGTTCCGTTGGATCGGAACCCGTCGTTGTCGCGGTTGCCGCGTTTCGCCGCGCCGCGTCGGGCTTCGTCGTTCTGTCGGAGCCGGGTATTCCCGGTCGGACACGACACGTGTCGTGTTCCGTGTTGTCGCCGATAGTGGCCGAGGCCCATGAAGGCATCCGGGCATGGAGTTGATTTTCTTTTGCGGCGGCTTGGGATAGAGGAGATGGGCGCGAAGACGCGGCGCTCTGTTCACTCTGCGTCGGATAAGGATTGATTGACGTGAAAAAAGGAGTCTTCACCATGGCACGAGCCCTCGGCCTCTGTGTCATGGTTCTGATCTTGGCCAACGTCCCGGCGCGGGCGGAATCCACGGTGCACCGGGTCGTTGCCGGCGACACCCTTCGAGGCATCCTGACGCGCTACAATTGTGTCCGGTCCATGGCCCGGTACAGCCAGCTCCGGGAGGAGTTCGCCCGGCTCAATCCGGCCATTTTCCATTCCGGCATGTTGGTGGAGGGGATGGATATCCAGGTGCCGCGAGGCGACAAGGGCGGCGGTTGCCTGCAAGGAGCCCTGGCGCGCGTGGTCCGGCTGGAGTTCGAGGCCGGCACGACATCGGAAACGGTCCGAGTCTATCTGGATGGGCCGGTGCTGCCGGATCTGTTCATGCTCAAGACCCAGTCTCCCCACCGCCTGGTGTGTGATTTCGATGACACCCTGCCCAGGGCGGATCTGGTCCGGGAGATGCCGGTCGAGGGCCGTCTTGTGCGCAAAATCCGCGTCGGGCACGAGGACAAGCCTTTTCGCCGGGCGCGGATCGTGTTGGAATTGGAGGACGTCTTGGCCGGAAGGGTGGAGCAGGTTTTTTTCGAACGGGAAAGTCTGTTCGCGGTGACGGTCCACGAGGCGCTCGAATAACGGCGCCAGTACATTTTTACCAAGGACACCAGATGTATCAGCACGTCCAGCCCGATGAGATCGAGGCCCGATCCATGGCCATCATCGACGCGGAGGTTCCGGAACCGCGTCCTTTTCAGGGCGAGCAATGGATCATTGCCCGGCGCATGATTCATGCCACCGCCGACTTCGATCTTCTTGATCATATTCGATTTCATCCCGAAGCCGTGGAGGCGGGCAAGGCCGCCCTGCTGGCCGGGGCCGACATTGTCACCGACACGCGGATGGCCTTGGCCGGCATTCCCACCCGGCGCCTCGAACCCCTGGGATGCACGGTGCGGTGCCTGATGTCCGATGCGCGCGTGGCCCGGCGCGCCAAGGCCGAGGGCGTGACCAGGGCCTGGGCCGCGGTGGACGAGGTCATGGCCCATGGCGGGGCGGATATTTTCGTCATTGGCAACGCCCCGACCGCCTTGTACCGGCTGTTGCACTGGATGGAGCAGGGCGCCCGGCCTCCGAGGCTGATCGTGGGCATGCCCGTGGGCTTCGTCAACGCCGCCGAGGCCAAGGATTTGCTGCTGGCCCAGGACAAAATTCCGTACATCACCATTCGCGGTCGCAAGGGCGGCTCCAGCCTGGCCGCCTGTGTCATCAACGCCCTGGCCAAGATGGTTCGCCGGGAAATGGCGTCGGCGTCCTGAGTCGTGAACGCGCCGAGAGCGCAAAAAAGCCCCGTGTCGAGGGATGCGGGGTTTTTTTGCGTCCTTGGGTGGTGTGTTCGCATGCCGGGGGGCTTGGGCGCGGACGTGCCCGGGATCCGGGCGGTTACCAGGGCGTTGGCCGTGTCTGGAGGTTTTGATGCGGACTGGAGCGCGGCCCGAAACGGCGAGGGCGACGAAATCAGACTTCCTCGACGATCCTGAGGTCGGTCTCGACGACGATGTCCTTGATCCGTTCCTGGAAGGCGCGCATGTGCCCGGCCCGGAGATGGGCGTTCAGGGCGGTGCGGTTGGACCATTTTTCCAGGATGGTCACGCTGTTCATGTTGTAGTCCTGGGTATCGAGACCCGTTGGAACATCCTGGGTGGGAAAATAGTCCAGGCAGCCGGCTTCCTGGCGGACCAGGATGGCCAAGGACCGGAATTCCCGCAAAAAGGCGCTGACCATGCCGGGCTTGAGCGTGACGCGGGCGATGACGTGGATCATGGGTTCTCCTTGGTCGCGGCCCTGTCCCGACGCAGCATGTAGACGCCGAAAGCCACGGCGCTGCCCCCGGTGAAGAGGCAGAACAGGCCCACGCTGAGGTTGAGCAGGAAGTAGGGCAGATGAAGATGGCGGTGGAGCATGGCCCGTTCCGGATGGTCGGGGTCCACCAACACGGGCACGGTCCGATTGGCGTCCAGGGCGGCGCGAAGGGTTTCGAACATGCCCTGTTCCGGGCATTCCCGCATGGCGCAAATATTCGTGCCCTCGTGCGTCTGGCCGCCGAAGTCGTACGTGTAGAGGACCGATGTCTGGTTCCCCCAGGCCTGGTCCGGGCCGGAGATCCGCTCCACGGAAACCAGGGTGGCCGTGGTCTGGGTCCAGGAGGCCGAGGCCCAATGGGTCAGGGCCGTGCCCGTCGAGTCCATCAGGAAGTGGCCGCCAAGAAGCACGAAAGGCAGGCCCAGGACAAGGAGCAGCAGTTTGCGCAAGGTGACGAACATCAGCTTTCCGGATCAAAGCCGATTTTGCGGATGGCGGCTCGGATCTGATCCAGATCCACCCCGGGCGCGGCCGTGAACGTGGCCTGTCCCGGATCGAGGGTGACGGTGATGTCGGAAACGCCGGGCATGGAGGCCAACAGGGTGGCCACGGAGCCGGTGCAGTGGGCGCAGGACATGCCCGAGATCTTGATGGTGGTCATGACAATCCTCCTTGTTTTTCGGGCATCATGAAGAAAGAGCCGCCAGAAGGCAATGCATGCCGTTCCCGGCCTTG is a window of Deltaproteobacteria bacterium DNA encoding:
- a CDS encoding metal-dependent hydrolase, with translation MNTITWHGHSAFAIATPNHNILVDPWFDGNPSAQTKAKDVPADLVLVTHDHGDHIGQALDICARTGASLGCIVELAAKLKAQGLPESQILNGIGFNIGGTVHHHGMAVTMTQAFHSCEAGVPVGFILRLENGYTIYHAGDTAVFSTMAMWGKLYNIDLALLPIGGVFTMDPPQAALATMMLRAHKVIPMHWGTFPALEPNTDSFRKELEKLDLGDALIDLSVDTPLCLS
- a CDS encoding PAS domain S-box protein; the protein is MTIRKTIIIALLAIFTLGSGVMFLSSRAILATRFTGLEQKHVHANLVRAKAALLARQRHVDQIAADWADNGAAHAFAHGATPRYVQANIRPQTFAILDLHYIAILDQAGRVAWAGMIEEPGRGIVTDNPLIGQLIQKITPALRSGDGTRTSGILSMNGRVALGAAHAIHGVGIDGPKAGTLIMARWLDDREMNALAEETRLDLSLAPWVEEKAIPYTPPDTKDERIRIMTTDTDIAGFLALQDIGGSTAGYLKVRMEREINHEALIAARYNLFAQLITAVLCCVLGLLILEKKVLSRITSLSVQVGGLRSTRDISDIALDGNDELNILQRSINSLLQAIRQSEASYEIFFRSNGTANAILDTHGVIRLVNDEFERLAGQTKLELENKQFAEPFFPGIQAEAKVFTLSDPSCPSCSTAFETVFLGAGGERHVLASITTLPDRQRQILSLQDITPLKKSQAQLLELSRELEERVQARTADLKQVNLRLGEEVARRIATSRILEVVNEISRILSTANNTATAFRMLLDVLCGLEPFDYGAAYVLDASGSGFTLVADKGLNSSMRRAISQFSGESILAVTAQRGLPTYGLHADLTGKSSALTSEIKAVGMIPIVFQDRVVAILNVASRTVDDIPLPMRSILNTIAAQTGGAIVRIQAQETSERTAKEMRAIFETSAVGIMHLSASRHLLKVNGRLAEMFGYSREEMIGRHVQILHESPEASERFHADNYPDLLRGQRLLNQETRMKTKSGEIRWFKIHGGIIATGDPSQGFVWILEDIHDQRAQREALRRYTEELREAKELQEENGARLAMMIEELNAAKQQAESASRMKSDFLANVSHEIRTPMNAIMGMTDIVLGQAITRDQRRALTIVKNSAEELLDLINGVLDLSKIEAGQFELETRAFSPRDVVEKTVLTLALAAAEKNLDLICRVPPDLPRQMLGDPGRLRQVLINLMGNALKFTPSGHVCCRCHVDEETETEIVLHFEIQDTGIGIPREKQQIIFDDFTQVDSSSTRVYGGTGLGLSITKKLIHLMRGDIWVESSPGQGSAFHATTRLGKIEGRDTEFSQLFDHAATVLVVINNPQVRAHVVELLDFWGLDTLTGSCLDFPPDLQADLAILDPDMSATECLELLEPGRPLREIPTIIVTQLGDATAFDTLHPNIRGVLAKPVLHDDLLRLLAQIFGLRVHLEQEAATEIQPTRPNEKRLEILLVEDVATNRELAELLLRNMGHAVHDSRDGLDALTMLGRHSYDLIFMDLQMPVMDGFTATQIIRACEQGLPAPADMNDSFLIEELRRKIAGTHTPIVAMTAHAMLRDRQRCLDIGMDAYITKPLRLEEVHAVLDEISGAAPSRPAPKPESVPAPAPAPTSPPFDRALAALQSQYGLGQDQAIELIRSLETSLKNHQPEMEQAMAAEDIEGLRHLAHSIKGMLANMGLTLEAETAKNLENACAQGTALQDVITRAVELTELIMTLRTSLETTLKHRSSS
- a CDS encoding AMIN domain-containing protein, coding for MARALGLCVMVLILANVPARAESTVHRVVAGDTLRGILTRYNCVRSMARYSQLREEFARLNPAIFHSGMLVEGMDIQVPRGDKGGGCLQGALARVVRLEFEAGTTSETVRVYLDGPVLPDLFMLKTQSPHRLVCDFDDTLPRADLVREMPVEGRLVRKIRVGHEDKPFRRARIVLELEDVLAGRVEQVFFERESLFAVTVHEALE
- a CDS encoding precorrin-8X methylmutase; the protein is MYQHVQPDEIEARSMAIIDAEVPEPRPFQGEQWIIARRMIHATADFDLLDHIRFHPEAVEAGKAALLAGADIVTDTRMALAGIPTRRLEPLGCTVRCLMSDARVARRAKAEGVTRAWAAVDEVMAHGGADIFVIGNAPTALYRLLHWMEQGARPPRLIVGMPVGFVNAAEAKDLLLAQDKIPYITIRGRKGGSSLAACVINALAKMVRREMASAS
- a CDS encoding antibiotic biosynthesis monooxygenase; translation: MIHVIARVTLKPGMVSAFLREFRSLAILVRQEAGCLDYFPTQDVPTGLDTQDYNMNSVTILEKWSNRTALNAHLRAGHMRAFQERIKDIVVETDLRIVEEV
- a CDS encoding DUF3592 domain-containing protein produces the protein MFVTLRKLLLLVLGLPFVLLGGHFLMDSTGTALTHWASASWTQTTATLVSVERISGPDQAWGNQTSVLYTYDFGGQTHEGTNICAMRECPEQGMFETLRAALDANRTVPVLVDPDHPERAMLHRHLHLPYFLLNLSVGLFCLFTGGSAVAFGVYMLRRDRAATKENP
- a CDS encoding heavy-metal-associated domain-containing protein, with the protein product MTTIKISGMSCAHCTGSVATLLASMPGVSDITVTLDPGQATFTAAPGVDLDQIRAAIRKIGFDPES